In Nitrospira sp., a single genomic region encodes these proteins:
- a CDS encoding DUF1207 domain-containing protein has protein sequence MTFPIRPTNAVRVTSWVLGLGLWYCLWLGGSQALASDEFIAGYASAMLEHEFRVTDAVVEVRNGDVVVTARTLGNVDRDKIESFLRQIPGVTRVTLRTGDPASIPASLEGAQVTIPEPHAKWLPRGLLFSPLHADPRWPHFSASYRQFTQGVNLSEVFSGNFGETFAIYRNRSFFGGQWDFGIQAGVFSIFDISSASIDLVNADYRVGMLSSYRNGRFSLMARLEHQSSHLGDEFLLSNPGVTRVNLSYEELDMKLSYEIFDWLRLYGGGGVMVHRQPDDLGLATTQWGVELVSPRTFLDGVLRPVAYGDFQCDQMTNWGVGQSIMAGVQFENARIGDRRIQVLGEYYAGPSPDGQFYIEHVSWYGIGIHLYF, from the coding sequence ATGACATTTCCGATTAGGCCGACAAACGCCGTCAGGGTGACAAGCTGGGTCCTCGGCCTGGGGCTGTGGTACTGCCTGTGGCTGGGAGGAAGCCAGGCGCTCGCATCGGATGAATTTATCGCCGGCTACGCATCGGCGATGCTCGAGCATGAGTTCCGAGTGACCGATGCGGTCGTCGAGGTCCGGAACGGCGACGTGGTCGTCACGGCAAGGACGCTGGGCAACGTCGACCGTGACAAGATCGAGTCCTTCCTGCGCCAGATTCCCGGCGTGACTCGGGTCACCCTCCGCACGGGCGATCCGGCCTCGATTCCCGCGAGCCTGGAGGGTGCCCAGGTCACGATTCCCGAACCGCATGCCAAATGGCTTCCCCGGGGGCTGTTGTTTTCTCCTCTCCATGCCGATCCCCGCTGGCCGCATTTCAGCGCGAGCTATCGACAGTTCACGCAAGGGGTGAATCTCTCCGAGGTCTTTAGCGGCAATTTCGGCGAAACCTTTGCGATCTATCGCAACCGGTCCTTTTTCGGCGGCCAGTGGGATTTCGGCATCCAAGCCGGCGTGTTCAGTATTTTTGACATCAGTTCGGCCTCCATCGATCTGGTCAATGCCGATTACCGGGTGGGAATGTTGAGCAGCTATCGAAACGGCCGATTCTCCCTCATGGCGCGGCTTGAGCATCAGAGCTCGCATTTGGGCGACGAATTCCTGCTGAGTAATCCGGGCGTCACGCGGGTCAACTTGAGCTATGAGGAATTGGACATGAAACTCTCGTACGAGATCTTCGACTGGCTGCGCCTGTACGGCGGCGGCGGCGTCATGGTCCACCGCCAGCCCGACGATCTCGGCCTCGCCACGACCCAATGGGGGGTTGAGTTGGTTTCGCCCCGCACGTTCCTGGACGGAGTGCTTCGTCCTGTCGCCTACGGCGATTTTCAGTGCGACCAAATGACGAACTGGGGCGTCGGGCAATCCATCATGGCCGGCGTGCAATTTGAGAACGCCCGCATTGGAGACCGCCGAATCCAGGTCCTTGGCGAGTACTATGCCGGTCCCTCCCCCGACGGACAATTCTATATCGAGCATGTCTCCTGGTACGGCATCGGAATCCATCTGTACTTCTGA
- a CDS encoding OmpA family protein: MGALGATVGCAKRALSSAGEQQSPAAKAAPVETIVPEKIVTFPDHQPAPAPPHAVGGSSVAAAGGEQSPLDSGPHQAAAQTAPDSHPPQAAPTPESPASAAALETEPVLTDIFFDLDRYTIRADARSVLETNALVINNLSGKSVVIEGHCDERGTQAYNLVLGEKRAKSTKHYLEDLGIPAAKLKIISYGEIRPLCDQHEERCWQKNRRAHFTVQ; encoded by the coding sequence ATGGGCGCACTCGGCGCGACGGTCGGGTGCGCCAAGCGCGCCCTCTCTTCCGCCGGCGAACAACAATCGCCGGCCGCCAAAGCAGCTCCGGTCGAGACCATCGTGCCGGAGAAGATCGTGACCTTCCCCGACCACCAGCCGGCTCCGGCCCCGCCTCATGCCGTCGGCGGTTCCTCGGTCGCCGCGGCGGGCGGTGAACAGTCTCCCCTCGATTCAGGACCGCACCAGGCCGCCGCACAGACGGCTCCCGATTCACACCCGCCCCAGGCCGCCCCAACGCCGGAATCGCCGGCGAGCGCCGCGGCATTGGAGACCGAGCCAGTCCTGACCGACATCTTTTTCGACTTGGATCGCTATACGATCAGAGCCGACGCCCGTTCCGTGCTGGAGACGAACGCGCTGGTCATCAACAATCTTTCGGGTAAATCCGTCGTGATCGAAGGACATTGCGATGAACGCGGAACGCAGGCCTACAATCTTGTCCTGGGGGAAAAGCGGGCCAAGTCGACCAAACATTACCTCGAAGATCTCGGCATACCGGCGGCGAAGTTGAAGATCATCAGTTACGGGGAGATACGCCCGTTGTGTGATCAACACGAAGAACGCTGCTGGCAAAAAAACCGCCGCGCGCATTTCACCGTGCAATGA
- the glgX gene encoding glycogen debranching protein GlgX: MTNITVRPGHPYPLGATWDGEGVNFALFSENATGVDLCLFDRPDQEKETHIIRLEERTNQVWHVFLPEARPGQLYGYRVHGPYEPLAGHRFNPNKLLIDPYAKALNGALQWSDSMFGYRIGDADTDLSFDARNNASQVPKSVVIEEAFTWGGDGPLRRPWSETVIYEMHVKGFTMRHPLIHEALRGTYAGLATRPVIEYLQRLGVTAIELLPVHAFVADKHLVDKGLTNYWGYNTIGYFAPDLRYAAQPELGVNQFKSMVKTLHSAGIEVILDVVYNHTAEGNQLGPTLSFRGLDNAAYYRLVPDQPRYYMDYTGTGNTLNVCHQRTLQLIMDSLRYWTLEMHVDGFRFDLASTLARELHDVDRLGGFFDIIHQDPVLSQVKLIAEPWDIGEGGYQVGNFPAGWAEWNGKYRDSIRRYWKGDGGQVSELGYRLSGSSDLYEASGRRPFASINFVVAHDGFTLRDLVSYNHKHNDANLEGNADGSDDNQSWNCGAEGPSGDPAVRELRVRQQRNMLATLLLSQGVPMLCGGDEIGRTQDGNNNAYCQDNEISWFNWEASNEEQALFAFTSALIMLRAAHPVFRRRQFFQGRSIYGADIKDLSWFRPDGKEMTEADWQLGYVRCLGVRLAGDRIEEKDHLGSAIHDDTFLILMNAHHEPISFMLPPHPASDRWRLVVDTTQDLIPARAPLVTEGTHYDLKGRSLAVMQISTTLPIKHPARSFPL, translated from the coding sequence ATGACAAACATCACCGTACGACCGGGTCATCCCTATCCGCTCGGAGCGACCTGGGACGGTGAAGGCGTCAACTTCGCGCTGTTTTCCGAGAACGCCACCGGAGTCGATCTCTGTTTGTTCGATCGACCCGACCAGGAGAAGGAAACACACATCATCCGCCTGGAGGAACGCACGAACCAGGTCTGGCACGTCTTTCTTCCGGAGGCCAGGCCGGGCCAGCTCTACGGGTACCGAGTCCATGGTCCGTACGAGCCGCTGGCCGGGCACCGATTCAATCCGAACAAGCTGCTGATCGATCCCTATGCCAAGGCGCTGAACGGCGCGCTACAGTGGTCCGATTCGATGTTCGGCTATCGGATCGGGGACGCCGATACCGACCTGTCGTTCGATGCGCGCAACAATGCGTCGCAGGTTCCGAAATCCGTGGTGATCGAGGAGGCCTTCACCTGGGGAGGCGACGGGCCGCTTCGTCGTCCCTGGAGCGAAACGGTGATTTATGAGATGCACGTCAAGGGATTCACGATGCGGCATCCCCTCATCCACGAGGCGTTGCGCGGCACGTATGCGGGCTTGGCCACGAGACCCGTGATCGAATATTTGCAACGCCTGGGCGTCACAGCCATCGAACTCCTGCCGGTACACGCGTTCGTCGCGGACAAGCATCTGGTCGACAAGGGGCTGACCAACTATTGGGGGTACAACACGATCGGCTACTTCGCCCCCGATCTGCGGTACGCCGCCCAGCCGGAACTCGGAGTGAACCAATTCAAGAGCATGGTCAAGACCCTGCATAGCGCCGGCATCGAAGTCATCCTCGATGTGGTGTACAACCACACGGCCGAGGGCAACCAACTCGGGCCCACCCTCTCCTTCCGCGGCCTCGACAATGCGGCCTATTACCGGCTGGTGCCGGACCAGCCCCGCTATTATATGGACTATACGGGCACTGGAAACACGCTCAACGTGTGTCACCAGCGGACGTTGCAATTGATCATGGACAGCCTCCGGTATTGGACGCTGGAGATGCATGTCGACGGATTCCGTTTCGATCTCGCCTCCACGCTCGCGCGCGAGCTTCACGACGTCGATCGGCTCGGCGGGTTCTTCGACATCATCCATCAGGATCCCGTGCTGTCGCAGGTCAAATTAATCGCCGAGCCCTGGGACATCGGGGAAGGCGGCTACCAGGTCGGAAATTTTCCCGCCGGGTGGGCCGAATGGAACGGCAAGTACCGCGATTCCATCCGGCGCTACTGGAAGGGCGATGGCGGGCAGGTCAGTGAACTCGGCTACCGGCTGTCCGGCAGCAGCGATCTGTACGAGGCCAGCGGACGGCGCCCATTCGCCAGCATCAATTTCGTGGTGGCCCATGACGGGTTCACACTGCGCGACCTGGTGTCGTACAACCACAAGCACAATGACGCAAATCTCGAAGGCAATGCGGACGGGTCGGACGACAACCAAAGCTGGAATTGCGGGGCCGAAGGTCCCTCCGGCGATCCCGCCGTCCGCGAGCTGCGGGTCCGTCAGCAGCGCAACATGCTGGCGACCCTTTTGCTGTCGCAGGGCGTTCCGATGCTGTGCGGCGGCGACGAAATCGGGAGGACCCAAGACGGCAACAACAACGCCTACTGTCAGGACAACGAGATCAGTTGGTTTAATTGGGAAGCATCGAACGAAGAGCAGGCATTGTTTGCGTTCACCAGCGCCCTGATCATGCTGAGGGCCGCGCATCCCGTCTTCCGGCGACGGCAGTTCTTCCAGGGACGCAGCATCTACGGCGCCGATATCAAGGATCTGTCCTGGTTTCGGCCGGACGGCAAGGAAATGACCGAAGCGGATTGGCAGCTGGGATATGTCCGCTGCCTCGGCGTGCGTCTGGCCGGAGATCGCATCGAGGAAAAGGACCATCTGGGCAGCGCCATCCACGACGACACGTTCCTGATTCTCATGAACGCCCACCACGAACCCATTTCATTCATGCTGCCTCCCCATCCGGCGAGCGACCGCTGGCGGTTGGTGGTCGATACCACGCAGGACCTCATTCCCGCTCGTGCGCCCCTCGTCACGGAAGGCACGCACTACGACTTAAAAGGCCGTTCCCTGGCCGTCATGCAGATCAGCACCACCCTGCCCATCAAGCATCCGGCCCGGTCGTTTCCACTCTGA
- a CDS encoding PAS domain S-box protein, with the protein MDKPSTHRVGRYGTYAAIAALYAGIAWLDLMLPLGIAVWPLYLFPLWLLSRLRPFDARVVYGGSGLTTGLIIINFLLSPSGPSASTAALNRGIGISLVWIITLLLARARRQESALLESQERLRMALDSAGLGMWDQEMSSRRIVWNERAYELLGYQPPKPAAGEALWKAAVHPADAEQAADEITYALKGRSIYRHEHRIIRRDTGEIRWIAPYGRFLYDGSGRAQRFVGVFSDITERKLSEEALLQSEAQFRINFELAAVGQAQVSVTTGRFIRVNNRFCDIAGYPAASLMGMTPHDLTHPDDRSIDGQQVERLLRGEVDEYHCENRYLRQDGDVRWVRVSARLIRNAAGGPARTIAVVEDITERKEAEAALLRLTLHLEQRVEERTKALTESQRRLRALTSELNLTEQRERRRLAGELHDYLAQLLVVGRMKIGQALQRIGQGESREQLTEADQALDESLTYTRSLVAQLAPPVLQQFGLSAALSWLGDEFRRHGLSVTVEAPPEPPPLSADQAGLLFQSVRELLMNVVKHAKTDAAFVTLHCERRRLILTVQDRGSGFDQILEQEAKDKLGLFSVRERMHALGGSFTLDSSPGTGTLATFILPLTTGESASPAEGEQEGTDRDRPAAGGEGRSGRNGDTAEAGASRPIRVLLVDDHTLVREGLRSLLSDYPDIEVVGEAGNGEEAVELSRHLLPRVIVMDVNMPKMDGIEATRIIARSLPSAVIGLSVNASRRVRDSMSQAGAYALLTKESVAESLYRTIKRAADGAIGQDDQEVLPFSGADTQS; encoded by the coding sequence ATGGACAAGCCCAGTACACACAGAGTAGGACGCTATGGGACGTATGCGGCGATCGCCGCCCTGTATGCCGGCATCGCTTGGCTCGACCTCATGCTTCCGCTCGGCATCGCGGTCTGGCCCCTCTATCTCTTTCCGCTCTGGCTTCTCTCGCGCTTGCGCCCTTTCGACGCGCGGGTCGTCTACGGTGGCTCCGGCCTGACGACGGGCCTCATCATCATCAATTTCCTGCTCTCCCCCTCCGGACCCTCCGCGTCGACCGCGGCTCTCAACCGAGGCATCGGCATCAGTCTCGTCTGGATCATCACGCTGCTGCTGGCGCGAGCCCGCCGCCAGGAGTCGGCGCTGCTGGAGAGCCAGGAACGGTTGCGGATGGCCCTGGACAGCGCCGGCCTCGGCATGTGGGACCAGGAGATGTCGTCGCGCAGGATCGTCTGGAACGAGCGGGCCTATGAGCTTCTCGGCTATCAGCCCCCGAAACCTGCCGCCGGCGAAGCCCTGTGGAAGGCCGCGGTACATCCGGCCGATGCGGAACAGGCCGCGGACGAGATCACGTACGCGCTGAAGGGACGATCGATCTATCGGCACGAGCATCGGATCATCCGCCGAGACACCGGCGAGATCCGCTGGATCGCGCCGTACGGGCGCTTTCTCTACGACGGATCCGGCCGCGCGCAGCGGTTCGTAGGCGTGTTTTCCGACATCACCGAGCGCAAACTGTCGGAGGAAGCCTTGCTGCAAAGCGAGGCCCAGTTTCGGATCAACTTCGAACTGGCCGCCGTCGGACAGGCGCAGGTCAGCGTCACCACCGGTCGATTCATCCGCGTGAACAACCGGTTTTGCGACATCGCCGGCTATCCCGCCGCCTCCTTGATGGGGATGACGCCTCACGATCTCACGCATCCCGACGACCGTTCGATCGACGGTCAACAGGTCGAGCGGCTGCTGCGCGGCGAAGTGGACGAATATCACTGCGAGAACCGCTATCTGCGCCAGGACGGCGACGTGCGGTGGGTGCGTGTGTCGGCCCGTCTGATCCGCAACGCGGCGGGAGGACCGGCGCGGACCATCGCCGTCGTGGAAGACATCACCGAACGCAAGGAAGCCGAGGCGGCGCTGCTGAGACTGACGCTGCATCTTGAACAGCGGGTCGAGGAGCGGACGAAAGCGTTGACGGAGTCCCAGCGTCGATTGCGCGCGCTGACGTCCGAATTGAATCTGACCGAGCAACGGGAACGGCGGCGGCTCGCGGGGGAACTGCACGACTATCTGGCCCAGTTGCTGGTCGTGGGGCGCATGAAGATCGGTCAGGCCCTCCAGCGAATCGGGCAGGGTGAGTCGCGCGAGCAGCTGACCGAAGCCGATCAGGCGCTGGACGAGTCCCTGACCTATACCCGCTCCCTGGTCGCACAGCTGGCCCCTCCGGTGTTACAGCAATTCGGCCTGTCTGCCGCGCTGTCGTGGCTCGGCGATGAGTTCCGCCGCCACGGCCTCAGCGTCACGGTGGAGGCGCCGCCTGAGCCGCCGCCGCTTTCGGCGGACCAAGCCGGCTTGCTCTTTCAATCGGTGAGGGAGCTGTTGATGAACGTCGTCAAGCACGCCAAGACCGACGCGGCCTTCGTCACGTTGCACTGCGAGCGCCGGCGACTGATCCTGACGGTTCAGGACAGGGGATCTGGTTTTGATCAAATCTTGGAGCAGGAGGCCAAAGACAAGCTCGGACTCTTCAGCGTGCGGGAACGGATGCACGCGCTCGGCGGCTCCTTTACCCTGGACTCCTCGCCGGGAACCGGCACGCTGGCCACGTTCATTCTTCCACTTACCACCGGAGAGTCCGCCTCGCCGGCAGAGGGGGAGCAGGAAGGGACCGACCGCGACAGGCCCGCCGCCGGTGGTGAGGGCCGATCGGGGCGCAATGGCGACACCGCCGAGGCCGGCGCATCCCGGCCGATTCGTGTCCTGCTCGTCGACGACCATACTTTGGTGCGCGAGGGACTCCGAAGCCTCCTCAGCGACTATCCGGATATCGAGGTGGTGGGCGAGGCGGGCAACGGAGAGGAAGCCGTCGAACTGTCAAGACATCTGCTCCCGCGCGTCATCGTCATGGACGTCAACATGCCGAAGATGGACGGCATCGAAGCCACGAGAATCATCGCCCGAAGCCTGCCGAGCGCGGTCATCGGGCTTTCGGTCAACGCGTCTCGGCGGGTACGCGATTCCATGAGCCAAGCCGGGGCATATGCGTTGCTGACGAAGGAATCCGTCGCGGAATCGCTCTATCGTACCATCAAGCGCGCCGCCGACGGCGCGATCGGACAGGACGACCAAGAAGTGTTGCCCTTTTCGGGGGCCGACACCCAGAGTTGA
- a CDS encoding response regulator transcription factor: MKTTRVLLVDDHPLVLESIRQLLEPYFTIVGTVQDAGNIIGKAVECRPDVVLLDACMPGISGFAATKQLKKLLPSVKIVLVTMLTEAVAISEAFRAGATGYVLKQSASDELRAAIDSVLANKRFLSSTIDPEVREAMEHEWFRPEGFSSDLTARQREILVLLADGRSTKLIAQELKISMKTVEFHKANITRKLGVHTTSDLIKFALAQGITTL, encoded by the coding sequence ATGAAGACGACAAGGGTCCTCTTGGTCGATGATCATCCGCTCGTGCTGGAAAGCATCCGCCAACTCCTTGAGCCTTATTTCACCATCGTCGGAACCGTGCAGGATGCGGGGAACATCATCGGCAAGGCCGTGGAGTGCCGGCCGGACGTCGTCCTTCTCGATGCCTGCATGCCGGGCATAAGCGGGTTCGCCGCGACCAAGCAGCTGAAGAAATTGTTGCCGTCGGTCAAGATCGTGTTGGTCACCATGCTCACCGAAGCCGTCGCGATCAGTGAAGCGTTCCGGGCCGGCGCCACCGGTTATGTCCTCAAACAATCGGCCTCGGATGAGCTGCGTGCGGCCATCGACAGCGTCCTGGCCAACAAGCGATTTCTCTCGTCGACGATCGATCCCGAGGTCCGTGAGGCGATGGAACACGAATGGTTCAGGCCGGAAGGCTTCTCAAGCGATCTGACCGCCCGCCAGCGAGAGATCCTGGTGCTCCTGGCCGACGGCCGATCCACGAAGCTGATCGCCCAAGAGCTGAAGATTTCGATGAAAACCGTGGAATTTCACAAAGCCAACATCACTCGAAAACTCGGGGTGCATACCACGTCCGATCTCATCAAGTTTGCGCTCGCCCAAGGCATCACCACCCTCTAA
- a CDS encoding response regulator transcription factor — protein MADTYRILLADDHVLVAEGIQKLLEPEFQLVGIVADGRALVAEAARLQPDIVVVDISLPLLNGLDASVQLKKHQPDLKIIVLTMHSEQNFVTQAFRVGASGYVLKQSVGSELVQAIREVIKGRTFVSPMVAQSLVDQAVNKSSAATSVDADRAFAPTLSSRQREVLQLVAEGKATKEIASILNVSVKTVEFHKTRIMKELRLRTAAELTKYAIAAGLTSIH, from the coding sequence ATGGCGGATACCTATCGCATCCTCTTGGCCGACGATCACGTGTTGGTCGCCGAAGGAATTCAGAAGCTGCTCGAGCCGGAATTCCAATTGGTCGGCATCGTCGCAGACGGACGCGCGCTCGTCGCGGAGGCTGCGAGGCTGCAGCCGGACATCGTGGTGGTCGACATTTCGTTGCCGTTGTTGAACGGCCTGGACGCGTCGGTCCAACTCAAGAAACACCAGCCGGATCTCAAGATCATCGTGCTCACCATGCATTCGGAGCAAAACTTCGTCACACAGGCGTTTCGAGTGGGCGCGTCCGGCTATGTGCTCAAACAATCCGTCGGATCGGAATTGGTCCAGGCGATTCGCGAGGTCATTAAGGGACGGACGTTCGTGTCGCCGATGGTGGCGCAGAGTCTGGTCGACCAGGCGGTCAACAAGTCCTCTGCGGCGACGTCTGTCGATGCGGATCGGGCCTTCGCGCCGACCCTAAGTTCACGTCAGCGGGAGGTCTTGCAGCTTGTGGCGGAAGGAAAAGCGACCAAGGAAATCGCCTCCATCCTCAACGTATCGGTGAAGACGGTCGAGTTTCACAAGACCAGGATCATGAAGGAGTTGCGCTTGCGGACTGCGGCGGAGTTGACAAAATATGCCATCGCGGCGGGGCTGACCTCGATTCACTGA
- a CDS encoding response regulator produces MSDFHATIVHVNERKGQRYERRTMLERAGYRVLDADCGADALRLLQDVRPELVLLDIDLPDISGFDLCRQIKNRPELSDTMVLHVSAAEVSGSDRALGLEMGSDGYLVEPIQEQELLAGVRSLLRLRARQRENERLLARLCRSEEQFRGLFEQAAVGMCVLGPDGRFLRVNNRLRVISGRTERDLMERALRDLTHPEDREQHDAQVSNLLLGGLAEVSLDQRLLQPDGRTIWTTLTLSIQWDVGGRIQSLIGVVEDIDARKRAELELRNHALRQQLLSDAMDRLLRMDDPARVMFEIFASLRPTLDLDTFLDYDTRPELDGIELSTWAGIPEQALAPLRFLKFGQALCGTSAESRQPIVIDHLQTVSDPKALRMQAAGSNAYACFPLIVGDRLLGTLAFASSRRSSFESDELDLLEAVSHSVAMAKERRRLLQEARQRAAQLAESEERLRFATEGAGMGTWDVDLRVGRMVWDRQNAQLLGYSDACTASVRRWWNLVHNEDRQAVREAVSAARRNHGFYRCEHRIRRADTGESRWLASFGRIHYDDAGNPARFAGAAFDVTERRETETRRLEWTRELERRIGERTKELVHTHDRLRALAHDLTLTEQRERQRIAEELHDYLAQMLVVTRLKIRQADKMISTQPASDVLDEADGLIDQSLTYTRTLVAELMPPTLRQFGLAPGLRWLGEQMGHQGLHVDVDVPDVTPSLPEDHTALLYQCVRELLFNVLKHAGTKAAAVRMTQDDRGRLQIVVRDEGYGCDPEVVMESRGDKFGLFSVRERMEALGGWMELESKAGGGTMVTLGLSADLPQDWSPAAQPAGPRGGVSDADAIAPRSVRPESAPPHASSHPSPIRVLLVDDHAMVRQGLRSVLDGYPDLTIIAEAGDGEEAVALAKLLHPDLIVMDVNLPRLDGIEATRRIRIDRPDALIVGLSVNEAEHVVSAMKAAGAAAFLTKDSAADHLYETIEAVVEGR; encoded by the coding sequence ATGAGCGACTTCCACGCCACCATCGTCCACGTCAACGAACGCAAAGGGCAACGATACGAACGGCGGACCATGCTCGAACGCGCCGGGTACCGGGTTCTCGATGCGGATTGCGGTGCGGACGCGCTACGCTTGCTCCAGGATGTGCGTCCGGAATTGGTGCTGCTCGACATCGATCTGCCCGACATCAGCGGCTTTGACCTGTGCCGGCAGATCAAGAACCGTCCGGAGCTGTCCGACACGATGGTCTTGCACGTCTCGGCGGCCGAGGTCAGCGGATCGGACCGCGCCCTGGGTCTGGAGATGGGCTCCGACGGCTACCTGGTTGAGCCGATCCAAGAGCAGGAGTTGCTCGCGGGCGTGCGGTCTCTGCTGCGCCTGCGGGCGCGTCAACGGGAGAACGAACGCCTCCTGGCCCGACTTTGCCGGAGCGAGGAACAGTTCCGCGGCCTCTTCGAACAAGCCGCAGTCGGCATGTGCGTCCTGGGCCCCGACGGTCGATTTCTCCGGGTCAACAACCGATTGCGCGTCATCTCCGGACGGACCGAGCGGGATCTCATGGAGCGAGCGCTTCGCGATCTGACTCACCCGGAGGATCGGGAGCAACATGACGCGCAGGTGAGCAACCTGCTCCTGGGAGGGCTCGCCGAGGTCTCCTTGGACCAGCGCCTCTTGCAGCCTGACGGGCGGACGATCTGGACCACGCTGACGCTCTCGATTCAATGGGATGTAGGGGGGCGGATTCAATCGTTGATCGGTGTCGTGGAAGATATCGACGCGCGCAAGCGCGCGGAATTGGAATTGCGCAACCATGCCCTGCGGCAGCAGCTCCTGAGCGATGCCATGGACAGGCTGCTGCGCATGGACGATCCGGCCCGGGTGATGTTCGAGATCTTTGCCTCGTTGCGCCCGACGTTGGATCTCGACACGTTCCTGGATTACGACACGCGGCCGGAACTCGACGGCATCGAATTGTCCACCTGGGCCGGCATTCCCGAACAGGCGCTGGCGCCGCTCAGGTTTCTGAAATTCGGCCAAGCCTTATGCGGCACGTCGGCCGAATCGCGACAACCGATCGTCATCGACCATTTGCAAACCGTCTCCGATCCCAAAGCGCTCCGGATGCAGGCCGCGGGATCCAATGCCTATGCCTGCTTTCCTCTTATCGTCGGGGACCGCCTGCTCGGCACGCTCGCCTTCGCCAGCAGCCGCCGCTCGTCGTTCGAGTCCGACGAACTCGACCTGTTGGAAGCCGTCTCCCATTCCGTCGCCATGGCCAAGGAGCGCCGCCGCCTGCTCCAGGAAGCCCGACAGCGGGCCGCTCAGCTTGCCGAAAGCGAAGAACGACTCCGCTTTGCGACGGAAGGCGCCGGCATGGGCACCTGGGACGTCGATCTCAGAGTCGGCCGGATGGTGTGGGACCGGCAGAACGCGCAACTGCTGGGGTACTCGGACGCCTGTACCGCTTCCGTTCGACGATGGTGGAACCTCGTGCACAATGAAGATCGCCAAGCCGTGCGCGAGGCCGTGTCCGCTGCGCGACGGAACCACGGCTTTTACCGCTGCGAGCACCGCATCCGGCGGGCCGATACGGGAGAAAGCCGTTGGCTGGCCTCGTTCGGCCGGATCCACTATGACGACGCCGGCAATCCGGCCCGGTTCGCCGGCGCAGCCTTCGACGTGACCGAACGCAGGGAAACCGAGACGCGACGGCTTGAATGGACGCGCGAGCTCGAGCGGCGGATCGGTGAGCGTACCAAGGAGCTGGTGCACACCCACGACCGCCTTCGCGCCCTTGCCCATGATCTGACACTGACGGAACAGCGGGAACGCCAGCGTATCGCGGAGGAGCTGCACGATTACTTGGCGCAGATGCTGGTGGTGACCCGTTTGAAGATCCGGCAAGCCGACAAGATGATCTCGACACAACCGGCCTCCGACGTCTTGGACGAGGCCGACGGTCTCATCGATCAAAGCCTGACCTATACGCGCACCCTGGTCGCCGAACTCATGCCGCCGACGCTCCGGCAGTTCGGTCTGGCCCCTGGGTTGCGCTGGCTCGGTGAACAGATGGGACATCAAGGCCTGCACGTGGACGTCGATGTGCCGGACGTGACGCCGTCCTTGCCGGAAGACCACACGGCGCTCCTCTATCAATGTGTCCGCGAGTTGCTGTTCAACGTGTTGAAGCATGCCGGAACGAAGGCGGCCGCGGTTCGCATGACACAGGACGATCGAGGCAGGCTGCAGATCGTCGTCCGGGACGAAGGGTACGGCTGCGATCCGGAAGTCGTTATGGAGTCCCGAGGCGACAAGTTCGGATTGTTCAGCGTTCGTGAGCGTATGGAGGCCCTCGGCGGATGGATGGAATTGGAATCGAAGGCGGGTGGCGGCACCATGGTGACGCTGGGTCTGTCGGCCGACCTTCCCCAGGACTGGTCGCCTGCGGCGCAGCCCGCCGGACCCCGAGGCGGGGTCTCCGACGCGGACGCGATCGCTCCGCGGTCCGTCCGTCCGGAATCGGCGCCTCCCCATGCCTCCAGCCACCCGTCTCCCATTCGCGTCCTGCTGGTGGACGATCACGCGATGGTCCGTCAGGGACTGCGCAGCGTCTTGGACGGCTATCCCGACTTGACCATCATCGCCGAAGCGGGCGACGGCGAGGAGGCCGTGGCTCTGGCCAAGTTGCTTCATCCTGACCTGATCGTGATGGACGTCAATCTTCCGAGGCTCGACGGCATCGAAGCGACGAGGCGGATCAGAATAGACCGACCCGATGCGTTGATCGTCGGGCTTTCGGTGAACGAAGCCGAACACGTGGTCAGCGCCATGAAAGCGGCAGGAGCCGCGGCCTTCCTGACGAAAGACAGCGCGGCCGATCATCTCTACGAAACCATCGAGGCCGTGGTGGAGGGGCGGTAG